A stretch of the Uranotaenia lowii strain MFRU-FL chromosome 3, ASM2978415v1, whole genome shotgun sequence genome encodes the following:
- the LOC129755576 gene encoding protein artichoke-like isoform X1, giving the protein MAVPLIMLLMIVIIIIIYILQPGISEPIPQDTIRKLYFLDASVNEESYPNLWMLDMSNETTFQLPISKPFFVHRTMSKYICNNCGIRDIYRESFSRLPSLRTLHLNDNKIHYIHKDAFAHNPNLGDLSLRNNRLLKFNSAAVVNHLDSLLCLDMSGNLGFDFSEVDLKAEHLKRFLCNHCNVTKLDKHSLIKLPWISSLHLQNNSLEYVSEDTFEQLERIENINFSHNSKLTHLNLKSATVRKIVAKNCSLEGNLDTEELPALEHLDVRYNRISSLNKNGFQQNRELRTVLLDDNMIEKFPTKLLNSALVRLSTLCLDRNPIQPWTGANEAKESYLSLKLRQDCLDDQESLKRFEDFLPDQDGEAVYRKNSRGKCSGNSCSFLSTNVVHIESNYFAEMENITEVSILHNSQLDLPPNKIFLRSEFIQRLSVVNCSITYIYDSSFQELPNLHFLNLGENKIHSLMTPGLFTRNSKIVHINLYGNNITSLTPDIFLHLISLRVVHLDSNENLHPLQNKPFLESQSLQRLSCRHCNFTIIDPETFSLLPNLISLDLQGNRIDTVHREAFENNKKLAFLNLQQNLLSIFAPELGSMIALHELCLSGNRAFNFNSLSNEKNLEDLENIQRLETNCSGKIVLENRFVSGPKMERSARMIQHPSSTSISLQESVSLIMALGFMLYFVQ; this is encoded by the coding sequence atggcTGTTCCTCTTATTATGCTTCTGATGATagtcatcataatcatcatatacattttacaaCCAGGAATTTCGGAACCAATTCCACAAGACACTATACGAAAGTTATACTTCCTCGATGCTAGCGTCAATGAAGAAAGTTATCCTAACTTATGGATGCTTGATATGAGCAATGAAACCACGTTCCAACTTCCCATCTCAAAACCATTTTTCGTTCATCGAACTATGTCTAAGTATATCTGCAATAATTGTGGAATCCGAGACATCTACCGGGAATCCTTCAGTCGATTACCCAGCCTACGAACTCTTCATctgaatgataacaaaatacATTACATCCATAAAGATGCATTCGCCCATAACCCAAATTTGGGTGATCTTTCGCTCAGAAACAATCGTCTACTGAAATTCAACTCGGCAGCAGTTGTCAATCATCTGGATTCGTTACTCTGTTTGGATATGAGCGGCAATCTTGGGTTCGATTTCAGTGAAGTAGATTTGAAGGCGGAACATTTGAAACGCTTCCTGTGCAATCACTGCAACGTCACCAAACTGGATAAACACTCATTGATCAAACTTCCTTGGATTTCATCGTTACATTTACAAAACAACTCACTCGAATACGTTTCAGAGGACACTTTCGAGCAATTGGAGAGAATTGAAAACATCAACTTCAGTCATAATTCGAAGCTAACGcatctaaatttaaaaagtgcCACCGTGAGAAAAATTGTTGCCAAAAATTGTAGCTTGGAAGGAAATCTTGACACTGAAGAGCTGCCAGCCCTCGAACACTTAGATGTTCGATACAACAGGATATCAAGCTTGAACAAAAATGGCTTTCAGCAGAATCGCGAACTTCGAACTGTACTTCTGGATGATAATATGATTGAAAAGTTTCCAACGAAGTTGCTGAATTCAGCTTTGGTTCGACTCTCGACGCTATGCCTGGATCGAAATCCCATCCAGCCATGGACAGGAGCAAACGAAGCTAAGGAAAGTTACTTATCCCTTAAACTTCGCCAGGATTGTCTCGATGATCAAGAGTCATTGAAACGGTTTGAAGACTTTCTGCCTGACCAGGATGGGGAAGCGGTTTATAGGAAGAATTCCAGAGGCAAGTGCTCAGGAAATTCGTGTAGTTTTCTTTCCACAAACGTCGTTCATATAGAGTCAAATTATTTTGCGGAGATGGAAAATATTACCGAGGTCAGCATATTACACAACTCGCAGTTAGATTTACCTCCCAACAAAATATTTCTTCGTAGCGAGTTCATCCAACGTTTGTCAGTGGTTAATTGTTCCATCACTTATATCTACGATTCATCTTTTCAAGAGCTTCCCAATTTGCATTTCCTCAATCTGGGAGAAAACAAGATTCATTCTCTTATGACGCCTGGATTGTTCACACGGAACTCTAAAATTGTGCACATCAATTTGTATGGCAATAACATCACGTCGCTGACACCGGACATTTTCCTGCATCTAATCTCGCTAAGAGTGGTTCAtctagattcaaatgaaaacctCCATCCGCTGCAAAATAAACCCTTTCTAGAAAGCCAATCCTTGCAGAGGCTCAGCTGTCGGCACTGCAACTTTACAATCATTGATCCCGAAACCTTCAGCCTCCTACCCAATCTTATTAGTTTAGATCTCCAAGGCAATCGAATCGACACAGTTCATCGGGAAGCctttgaaaacaacaaaaaattagcattCCTTAATCTTCAACAAAACTTGCTAAGCATTTTTGCTCCAGAACTGGGCTCGATGATCGCGTTGCATGAACTCTGCTTGTCCGGTAACCGAGCTTTCAATTTTAACTCCCTTAGCAACGAGAAAAATTTGGAGGATCTGGAAAATATACAACGTCTGGAAACGAACTGTTCTGgcaaaatcgttttggaaaatCGTTTCGTATCAGGACCAAAAATGGAGAGATCTGCCAGAATGATACAACATCCATCGAGCACGTCAATCTCGTTGCAGGAAAGTGTTAGTTTGATTATGGCGCTAGGATTTATGCTGTACTTTGTCCAATAA